In a single window of the Micromonospora inositola genome:
- a CDS encoding DUF2089 domain-containing protein, with product MDWQELTDLTHGQPFVVERVRLAGSGVVVEGRFEPPQLAQLSVDDQVFVAAFVRSHGSIKEMERIFGVSYPTIKSRLNRIAEHLDFVDTDPAPTGADVVDRLRRGEISVQEALAELERSR from the coding sequence GTGGACTGGCAGGAACTGACGGACCTGACGCACGGACAGCCGTTCGTGGTCGAGCGGGTCCGCCTCGCCGGCAGCGGCGTCGTGGTCGAGGGTCGGTTCGAGCCGCCGCAGCTGGCCCAGCTCAGCGTCGACGACCAGGTGTTCGTTGCCGCGTTCGTACGGTCGCACGGTTCGATCAAGGAGATGGAACGGATCTTCGGGGTGAGCTACCCGACGATCAAGTCCCGGCTGAACCGGATCGCCGAGCACCTCGACTTCGTCGACACCGACCCGGCGCCCACCGGCGCCGACGTCGTCGACCGCCTGCGGCGGGGGGAGATCAGCGTCCAGGAGGCGCTGGCCGAGCTGGAGAGGTCCCGATGA
- a CDS encoding class I SAM-dependent methyltransferase: protein MTFNVTADAYDRFMGRFSEPLAARFAELAQVQAGQRALDVGCGPGGLTAQLVDRLGADAVSAVDPSASFVAAVRVRLPGVDVRSAVAERLPFPDDSFDLALAQLVVHFMADPVSGLSEMTRVTRPGGLVAACVWDHAGGSGPHATFWRAVHDIDPHVRDESELAGAREGHLAELCEAARLTDIEPMSLTVTVRFATLDDWWEPFTLGVGPAGAYVARLDEAQRDCLRSRCVRLLPPPPFEIAASAWCVRARA from the coding sequence ATGACCTTCAACGTCACTGCAGACGCCTATGACCGGTTCATGGGTCGGTTCTCCGAGCCGTTGGCCGCGCGGTTCGCGGAACTGGCCCAGGTACAGGCGGGCCAGCGGGCGCTAGACGTCGGATGCGGACCGGGAGGACTGACCGCACAGCTGGTGGACCGTCTGGGCGCAGACGCCGTCTCGGCGGTCGACCCATCCGCCTCGTTCGTTGCAGCCGTCCGCGTGCGCTTGCCCGGGGTCGACGTGCGCTCGGCCGTGGCTGAACGTCTTCCTTTTCCTGACGACAGCTTCGACCTCGCCCTCGCCCAGTTGGTCGTGCACTTCATGGCCGATCCGGTGTCCGGGCTGTCGGAGATGACCCGGGTCACCCGTCCCGGCGGCTTGGTCGCCGCCTGCGTGTGGGATCACGCTGGAGGCAGCGGTCCGCATGCCACGTTCTGGCGGGCTGTGCACGACATCGATCCACATGTGCGCGACGAGTCGGAGCTGGCTGGGGCTCGCGAAGGTCACCTGGCCGAGCTTTGCGAAGCAGCACGACTGACGGACATCGAGCCCATGTCGCTGACCGTCACTGTCCGGTTCGCCACATTGGACGACTGGTGGGAGCCGTTTACGCTCGGCGTCGGACCGGCCGGTGCCTATGTCGCGCGGTTGGACGAGGCGCAACGCGATTGCCTGCGCAGCCGATGTGTGCGGCTCCTGCCACCGCCACCGTTCGAGATCGCTGCTTCAGCCTGGTGCGTGCGGGCTCGCGCCTGA
- a CDS encoding SHOCT-like domain-containing protein encodes MNEQRRQVLEMLAEDKITADEAERLIDALEREQPESPPGAAPRPKPRPKYLRVVVNSEDDSGGDGPSRVNVRVPLQLLRAGVRLTSLIPPQALTQVNTKLHESGVPIDLTQLKPQHIEELIEQLDELTVDVDQPDAKVQVFCE; translated from the coding sequence ATGAACGAGCAGCGCCGCCAGGTCCTGGAGATGCTGGCCGAGGACAAGATCACCGCGGACGAGGCCGAGCGGCTGATCGACGCCCTCGAACGAGAACAGCCCGAGTCGCCGCCGGGAGCCGCGCCCCGCCCGAAACCCCGACCCAAGTACCTGCGCGTGGTGGTGAACTCGGAGGACGACTCCGGCGGCGACGGGCCAAGCCGGGTCAACGTCCGGGTCCCGCTACAGCTGCTGCGCGCCGGGGTCCGGCTCACGAGCCTTATCCCTCCGCAGGCGCTCACCCAGGTGAACACGAAGCTGCACGAGTCGGGGGTACCGATCGACCTCACCCAGCTCAAGCCGCAGCACATCGAGGAGCTCATCGAGCAGCTCGATGAGCTCACCGTCGACGTCGACCAGCCCGACGCCAAGGTGCAGGTGTTCTGCGAGTGA
- a CDS encoding transposase family protein, which yields MITLAHLRLGVPHEALAVAFRVDRSTVTRAIGQVRPLLAGRGFARPNGVRLRTLADVFAYAAAEGVTLRLDATEIRVRRPRVGRPGRKAFVSGKVKQNTIKATVVADEYGATLWCGGHRPGRMHDTTAARVEGIDALLDAYPQVTVLVDAGYQGLAKTHPGQVVAPPLKLRPGAPPARQTAWEAERRQQSSQRIPVEHAIAELKWWRQLQRFTGRRELLPETIDAVAGLVSDRMITW from the coding sequence GTGATCACGTTGGCTCATCTGCGTTTGGGTGTGCCGCACGAAGCTCTGGCGGTGGCATTCAGGGTGGACCGTTCGACCGTGACCCGGGCGATCGGTCAGGTCCGGCCGTTACTGGCCGGTCGAGGATTCGCCCGCCCGAACGGAGTCCGCCTGCGGACTCTGGCCGACGTGTTCGCCTACGCCGCTGCCGAAGGTGTGACGCTGCGGTTGGATGCCACAGAGATCCGCGTCCGCCGCCCTCGCGTCGGCCGGCCCGGCCGCAAGGCGTTCGTGTCCGGCAAGGTCAAGCAGAACACGATCAAGGCGACCGTCGTGGCCGATGAGTACGGGGCGACGCTGTGGTGCGGCGGACACCGGCCAGGCCGGATGCACGACACCACCGCCGCCCGCGTCGAGGGCATTGATGCCCTGCTGGACGCCTACCCGCAGGTGACAGTGCTGGTCGACGCCGGCTACCAAGGTCTGGCCAAGACCCACCCCGGCCAGGTCGTAGCTCCGCCGCTGAAGCTACGCCCCGGCGCACCACCGGCACGTCAGACCGCGTGGGAAGCCGAACGCAGACAGCAGTCATCACAACGGATTCCCGTCGAGCACGCCATCGCCGAACTGAAGTGGTGGCGGCAACTCCAACGCTTCACCGGCCGCCGTGAACTGTTGCCCGAGACCATCGACGCCGTCGCCGGGCTGGTGTCCGACCGGATGATCACCTGGTAG
- a CDS encoding IS5 family transposase (programmed frameshift) yields the protein MIRTWAPDDLWEIAAPLIPPAPVRRQGGGRRRVDDRAVLAAIVYVTQAGCSWWKLPEASFGVTRATAHRRFTEWTAAGFWLRLHEATLDRLGADRRIDWSRAVVDSISVRAEKGANLTGPNPVDRGKPGSKLHVICDRKGLPLAVLVTAANVHDSQLLLPMLDSVPAIRTPNGRRRWRPDKLHADKAYDARELRREVRRRGIKVRIARKGIESSTRLGRHRWVVEACMSWLMRYRRLVRRYDRKGDHFEAFATIASTLICYRRLTK from the exons ATGATCCGCACCTGGGCGCCGGATGATCTCTGGGAGATAGCGGCGCCGTTGATCCCGCCCGCGCCGGTTCGTCGGCAGGGTGGTGGTCGCCGGCGGGTGGATGACCGGGCGGTGCTGGCCGCGATCGTGTACGTGACCCAGGCGGGTTGTTCCTGGTGGAAGCTGCCTGAGGCGTCGTTCGGTGTCACCAGGGCCACCGCGCACCGCAGGTTCACCGAGTGGACCGCGGCCGGGTTCTGGCTCCGGCTGCACGAGGCGACCCTGGACCGGCTCGGCGCCGACCGGCGGATCGACTGGTCGAGGGCGGTGGTCGACTCGATCAGTGTGCGGGCGGAAAAAGGGGCGA ATCTGACTGGCCCAAACCCGGTCGACCGCGGCAAACCAGGCAGCAAACTCCACGTCATCTGCGACCGGAAGGGGCTGCCCCTGGCCGTGCTGGTCACCGCCGCGAACGTCCACGACAGCCAACTGCTGCTGCCCATGCTCGACAGCGTCCCGGCGATCCGCACACCCAACGGGCGCCGCCGGTGGCGGCCAGACAAGTTGCACGCCGACAAGGCGTACGACGCCCGCGAGCTGCGCCGCGAGGTCCGGCGACGGGGGATCAAGGTACGCATCGCCCGTAAGGGCATCGAGTCCTCCACGCGTCTGGGCCGGCACCGCTGGGTCGTTGAAGCCTGCATGTCCTGGCTGATGCGCTACCGGCGCCTCGTTCGCCGCTATGACCGCAAGGGCGATCACTTCGAAGCCTTTGCCACGATCGCCAGCACCCTGATCTGCTACCGCCGCCTCACCAAATGA
- a CDS encoding NADPH-dependent FMN reductase — translation MKDNQLKIAVILGSTRDGRFGPAVGTWILDQVAQRGDMEADLIDLVETPLPTVFPVLGQPPASHEARDLLAAVSPRMAAADAFVIVTPEYNHSFPAILKNAIDWHTTEWHAKPVGFVSYGAFSAGLRAVEQLRLVLAELHAVTIRDSVGFQRVWEQFDGHGKAVDPAAGAAAKVMLDRLAWWAHALRDAKALRPYAA, via the coding sequence ATGAAGGACAACCAACTCAAGATCGCCGTCATCCTCGGCAGCACCCGGGACGGCCGCTTCGGCCCGGCCGTGGGCACCTGGATCCTCGACCAGGTCGCCCAGCGCGGCGATATGGAAGCCGACCTCATCGACCTGGTCGAGACGCCGCTGCCCACCGTCTTTCCGGTCCTCGGCCAGCCGCCGGCGTCCCACGAGGCCAGGGACCTGTTGGCCGCGGTGTCGCCGCGCATGGCGGCGGCCGACGCCTTCGTCATCGTCACGCCGGAGTACAACCACAGCTTCCCCGCCATCTTGAAGAACGCCATCGACTGGCACACCACCGAGTGGCACGCCAAGCCGGTTGGCTTCGTCTCCTACGGGGCCTTCTCCGCCGGGTTGCGCGCGGTCGAGCAGCTGCGCCTGGTGCTGGCCGAGCTGCACGCGGTCACCATCCGCGACAGCGTCGGCTTCCAGCGCGTCTGGGAGCAGTTCGACGGCCACGGCAAGGCAGTCGATCCGGCCGCCGGGGCCGCCGCCAAAGTGATGCTGGATCGGCTCGCCTGGTGGGCGCACGCGCTGCGCGATGCCAAGGCCCTCCGGCCGTACGCGGCGTGA
- a CDS encoding MDR family MFS transporter encodes MTRSLYVGVFGLLLGMFLAMLDGLIVGTALPTIAGDLGGLDHLAWVVTAYMLAGAATTPIWGKLGDLLGRKATFITAITLFLLGSGLAGLSQDMSQLIAFRAVQGLGAGGLMVGALAIIGVLVPPRESGRLQSMIGIIMPIAYVGGPLVGGLLTDYLSWRWTFYVNLPIGALAVLIIATRIRLPPAERVKPRIDYGGAALLTVAIVALTLLATWGGTTYPWPSPQVLALATVAVLALVGFTAVERRTVEPVIPPRLFSDRNFTLAQILSFLVGAAMVSVTNYLPQYMQFVQGASPAAAGMLLLPLMFGMLGAQLATGQLISRNGRYRLYPILGGALMIAGALALLLLDADTAAAAASALTLVIGVGMGLVMQSTTLITMNSADSRDMGAASGTLTLLRTIGGSLGIALLGTLYASRMQADLTARLGQDTTSQLERGGEFTPERLPNLPAPMADAVREAVSSGLHGILLGAAALAVTAFAASWLIRETPLRTGIPSQTGAATDSHAADRQMNALRASHRRTPLAHNESVGPRW; translated from the coding sequence ATGACTCGATCTCTCTACGTGGGCGTGTTCGGCCTGCTGCTCGGCATGTTCCTGGCCATGCTGGACGGCCTGATCGTGGGTACCGCGCTGCCCACGATCGCAGGCGACCTCGGCGGCCTGGACCACCTGGCCTGGGTGGTGACCGCCTACATGCTCGCCGGCGCGGCCACCACCCCGATCTGGGGCAAGCTCGGCGACCTACTCGGCCGCAAGGCAACCTTCATCACCGCGATCACGCTCTTCCTGCTCGGCTCGGGACTGGCCGGCCTGTCGCAGGACATGAGCCAGCTCATCGCCTTCCGCGCCGTGCAAGGTCTCGGCGCGGGCGGGCTCATGGTCGGCGCGCTGGCCATCATCGGCGTGCTCGTGCCGCCCCGCGAAAGCGGCCGGCTGCAGTCGATGATCGGCATCATCATGCCGATCGCCTACGTCGGCGGGCCCCTCGTGGGCGGCCTGCTCACCGACTACCTGAGCTGGCGCTGGACCTTCTACGTCAACCTGCCCATCGGCGCCCTGGCGGTCCTGATCATCGCCACCCGGATCCGTCTCCCGCCCGCCGAACGCGTCAAACCCCGCATCGACTACGGCGGCGCGGCCCTGCTCACCGTCGCCATCGTGGCCCTGACCCTGCTGGCCACCTGGGGCGGCACCACCTACCCCTGGCCCTCACCGCAGGTCCTCGCCCTGGCCACAGTCGCCGTACTCGCCCTGGTCGGATTCACCGCCGTCGAACGCCGAACCGTCGAACCGGTCATCCCGCCCAGGCTGTTCTCCGACCGCAACTTCACCCTCGCCCAGATCCTCAGCTTCCTGGTCGGCGCCGCCATGGTCAGCGTGACCAACTACCTGCCGCAGTACATGCAGTTCGTCCAAGGCGCCTCGCCAGCGGCCGCCGGCATGCTGCTGCTGCCGCTGATGTTCGGCATGCTCGGTGCGCAACTGGCCACCGGCCAGCTCATCAGCCGCAACGGTCGCTACCGCCTCTATCCGATCCTCGGCGGCGCGCTGATGATCGCGGGGGCTCTCGCCCTGCTGCTGCTCGACGCGGACACCGCCGCGGCGGCGGCCTCGGCACTCACCCTCGTCATTGGGGTAGGAATGGGCCTGGTGATGCAGAGCACCACGCTGATCACGATGAACAGCGCCGACTCGCGCGACATGGGTGCCGCCAGCGGAACACTCACCCTGCTGCGCACCATCGGCGGATCGCTGGGCATCGCCCTGCTAGGGACCCTGTACGCGTCCCGGATGCAGGCGGACCTGACCGCGCGCCTCGGCCAGGACACAACCAGCCAACTGGAGCGGGGCGGCGAGTTCACACCCGAGCGGCTGCCGAACCTGCCGGCTCCGATGGCCGACGCCGTTCGCGAAGCCGTCAGCAGCGGCCTGCACGGCATCCTCCTCGGCGCCGCCGCCCTCGCGGTGACCGCGTTCGCAGCCTCCTGGCTCATCCGCGAGACCCCGCTACGCACCGGCATCCCATCACAGACCGGCGCCGCCACGGACAGCCACGCCGCCGACCGCCAGATGAACGCCCTACGAGCATCACACCGCCGGACCCCACTAGCTCACAACGAAAGTGTGGGACCACGGTGGTAG
- a CDS encoding TetR/AcrR family transcriptional regulator C-terminal domain-containing protein yields the protein MATEKDNPGEPLWARLERPAPAPRQTLSPQRIATAAVKIADAEGLDAVTMRRLATELGVAPMAPYRYVSGKDDLLELMVNHVYDDLRLPGNLGWRETMRALALQTRKLMLRHVWLAQLPPTAMLSLTPNRMAIAEKALSALDGLGLDADAMMSVFRAVDAYVHGAMTYEIAVQNLMRQQGWSDGGKLRSELAPQMIWHMQTGRYPTFQHYLGTATRKDDARWQFETGLDYALDGIAAGLDI from the coding sequence ATGGCCACCGAGAAAGACAATCCGGGCGAACCGCTGTGGGCGCGCCTGGAACGTCCGGCCCCCGCTCCGCGCCAGACCCTCTCGCCGCAGCGCATCGCCACCGCCGCGGTGAAGATCGCCGACGCGGAGGGCCTGGACGCCGTCACCATGCGCCGCCTGGCCACCGAGCTCGGCGTCGCGCCCATGGCGCCTTACCGCTATGTGTCGGGCAAGGATGACCTCCTGGAACTGATGGTCAACCATGTCTACGACGACCTGCGCCTGCCCGGGAACCTCGGCTGGCGCGAGACGATGCGCGCCCTGGCTCTCCAGACCCGCAAGCTGATGCTGCGACACGTGTGGCTGGCTCAGTTGCCCCCAACGGCCATGCTCTCGCTTACCCCCAACCGCATGGCCATCGCCGAGAAGGCTCTGTCGGCCCTGGACGGCCTGGGCCTGGACGCCGACGCGATGATGAGCGTGTTCCGTGCCGTCGACGCCTACGTACACGGCGCCATGACCTACGAGATCGCCGTGCAGAACCTCATGCGCCAGCAGGGCTGGTCCGACGGCGGCAAGCTGCGCAGCGAGCTAGCACCGCAGATGATCTGGCACATGCAGACCGGGCGCTACCCCACCTTCCAGCACTACCTGGGCACAGCCACCCGCAAGGACGACGCCCGCTGGCAGTTCGAGACCGGCCTCGACTACGCCCTGGACGGCATCGCCGCCGGCCTGGACATCTAA
- a CDS encoding alpha/beta fold hydrolase: MRLHAVIGGDGPPLLLVHGWPQTWYAWRLMMPALAENFEVIAVDQRGVGLSDKPRDGYDTATVANDLVALMDALGHQRFAMVGCDTGLLIGYALAADHPDRVDRLALGEAPLPGVSPTPPLFLPAPLNERLWHIPFNALPEVNEKLVSGREDIFLGAKFSAAAGKKMLSTDAVKYYVDLLAADPEALRGSFELYRAFPVSQAQNEQRKTRRLTMPVLAIGGAESFGEQVGKWMDLVADDVQTVVLPDCAHWVAEQAPDAMLAALIGFLAPYRDGWIAARNPR, translated from the coding sequence GTGCGCCTGCACGCGGTCATCGGAGGCGACGGGCCGCCGCTGCTGCTGGTACACGGCTGGCCCCAGACCTGGTACGCATGGCGGCTGATGATGCCGGCGCTGGCCGAGAACTTCGAGGTGATCGCGGTCGATCAGCGTGGTGTGGGGCTGTCCGACAAGCCCCGGGACGGCTACGACACCGCAACCGTCGCAAACGACCTTGTGGCGTTGATGGACGCGCTCGGCCACCAGCGGTTCGCCATGGTCGGCTGCGACACCGGACTGCTCATCGGCTACGCCCTGGCCGCTGATCACCCCGACCGGGTCGACCGCCTGGCCCTCGGGGAAGCCCCTCTTCCGGGCGTGTCTCCCACGCCGCCACTGTTCCTTCCCGCGCCGCTCAACGAACGCCTGTGGCACATCCCGTTCAACGCACTTCCAGAGGTCAACGAGAAGCTCGTCAGCGGGCGGGAGGACATCTTCTTAGGCGCGAAGTTTTCGGCCGCGGCTGGAAAGAAGATGCTGTCCACCGACGCCGTCAAGTACTACGTCGACCTCCTCGCGGCCGACCCGGAGGCGCTGCGCGGCAGCTTCGAGCTCTACCGCGCTTTCCCGGTGAGCCAGGCGCAGAACGAGCAGCGCAAGACCCGGCGGCTGACGATGCCCGTCCTGGCGATCGGCGGAGCGGAAAGCTTCGGCGAACAGGTCGGCAAGTGGATGGACCTCGTCGCGGACGACGTGCAAACCGTGGTCCTGCCCGACTGCGCACACTGGGTCGCCGAGCAGGCTCCGGACGCGATGCTCGCCGCCCTGATCGGGTTCCTGGCCCCGTACCGGGACGGGTGGATCGCGGCCCGCAATCCGCGCTGA
- a CDS encoding YciI family protein — MYLVHLSHAGPHWDLARPMEEQTDWLAHASYMDLLADEGIIVLGGPLDDVRVVLAMEAESEQAVRAVLGRDPWSGTHLRIDRIDPWTIRLDGRHSRAGRSNTHS, encoded by the coding sequence ATGTATCTCGTTCACCTGTCGCACGCCGGCCCGCATTGGGATCTTGCGAGGCCGATGGAAGAACAGACCGACTGGCTCGCCCACGCGTCGTACATGGACCTGCTGGCCGACGAAGGAATCATCGTATTGGGCGGTCCGCTCGACGACGTGCGTGTGGTGCTGGCTATGGAGGCGGAGTCCGAGCAAGCCGTCCGGGCGGTACTCGGCCGGGATCCGTGGAGCGGCACCCACCTGCGGATCGACAGGATCGACCCGTGGACGATCCGCCTGGACGGCCGCCATTCCAGGGCTGGCCGGTCGAACACCCACTCGTAG
- a CDS encoding GIY-YIG nuclease family protein, which translates to MTIPGTRPDDVPTDGARVAEALRLLSGVPVGLDVAVKRLSRGSGVYAWWAGPSIFPDLPGPPNESVPSLRLLYLGRATSLRGRILRNHLRRSGSSTLRRTLAGLLVPEGYRTTWTDRVVLVPEDEARLTAWMYAHLRLTWAEDAEPATIEAELVRRVHPPLNVHGVDPEHIQAAVVAAKNSYNASSRPVESSRTP; encoded by the coding sequence ATGACCATTCCCGGAACGCGACCCGACGACGTCCCAACCGACGGAGCCCGGGTCGCAGAAGCCCTGCGGCTGCTCTCCGGCGTGCCGGTCGGACTCGATGTCGCCGTCAAGCGGCTCAGCCGTGGCAGCGGTGTCTACGCCTGGTGGGCTGGTCCTTCGATCTTTCCCGACCTCCCCGGGCCGCCGAATGAAAGCGTCCCGTCGCTACGGCTGCTGTATCTCGGACGGGCGACCAGCCTGCGGGGCCGGATCCTGCGCAACCATCTGAGGCGTTCGGGCAGCTCGACTCTGCGCCGTACATTGGCCGGGCTTCTTGTGCCCGAGGGATACCGAACGACCTGGACCGATCGTGTTGTCCTGGTCCCTGAGGATGAGGCGCGGCTGACCGCGTGGATGTACGCGCACCTGCGCTTGACCTGGGCGGAGGATGCGGAGCCGGCGACCATCGAGGCCGAACTTGTCCGGCGTGTGCACCCGCCGCTCAACGTACACGGCGTCGACCCCGAGCACATCCAGGCGGCCGTGGTCGCCGCCAAGAACTCATACAACGCCAGCAGCCGCCCGGTCGAGTCCTCGCGAACGCCGTAA
- a CDS encoding GNAT family N-acetyltransferase, which produces MGHDVRYRLEQEHDHAAVREVHARAFGHPDRVPGLVDELRTAPAPLAPVSLVATVNDAEDDRVVGHVMLSGCRLDAPERLVAVYSLSPLGVLPEFQRSGIGTALIGHALAAADAQDVPLVFLEGAPGYYGARGFDDAERLGFRPPTLRNAPGAFQVARLSAYEDWMHGAFVYSDVFWAHDCVGLRGERLRAFQQAGGR; this is translated from the coding sequence ATGGGACATGACGTGCGGTACCGGCTGGAGCAGGAGCACGATCACGCGGCGGTACGGGAGGTTCACGCTCGCGCGTTCGGCCATCCGGACCGAGTGCCGGGCCTGGTTGACGAGCTGCGGACCGCCCCGGCGCCGTTGGCGCCGGTGTCGCTGGTGGCCACCGTCAACGACGCCGAAGACGATCGGGTCGTCGGGCATGTGATGCTCAGCGGATGCCGGCTGGATGCGCCGGAGCGTTTGGTGGCCGTGTACTCGCTGTCGCCGCTGGGCGTCCTGCCGGAGTTCCAGCGATCTGGGATCGGTACCGCGCTGATCGGTCACGCCCTGGCCGCCGCCGACGCCCAGGACGTGCCGCTGGTGTTCTTGGAGGGTGCGCCCGGCTACTACGGTGCACGGGGCTTCGACGACGCCGAGCGGCTGGGCTTCCGACCGCCCACGCTGCGGAACGCGCCAGGCGCGTTCCAAGTGGCCCGGCTGTCAGCGTACGAGGACTGGATGCACGGCGCGTTCGTCTACTCCGACGTCTTCTGGGCACACGACTGCGTCGGCCTGCGCGGCGAACGGCTGCGCGCGTTCCAACAAGCCGGGGGCCGGTGA